In Vulpes lagopus strain Blue_001 chromosome 1, ASM1834538v1, whole genome shotgun sequence, a genomic segment contains:
- the LOC121487044 gene encoding uncharacterized protein LOC121487044: MRGACAGRAGGGACTPGPLGGGAAVAWVWLWPRAPSRDLLPRRRHTRQAPLPWPCAGPPQAAEPRARRAGGGGGVDPAEAAAPVGQPPPPIPGRAVLLGPQVRPRLWGLGRGAGRGWELQGDVQPSRARSTRGHRGRRRSDDRACVAPGVRGDRRTRGLRAASVDGAPLGELQPRRLPVRREMLETGVIQTPSACEQMTHLNVESWLLST; the protein is encoded by the exons ATGCGAGGGGCATGCGCGGGgcgtgcggggggcggggcgtgcaCCCCAGGACCGCTCGGGGGAGGGGCTGCCGTGGCCTGGGTCTGGCTGTGGCCCCGGGCTCCATCCCGTGACCTCCTCCCACGGAGGAGACACACCCGACAAGCCCCGCTCCCGTGGCCCTGCGCGGGGCCCCCACAGGCTGCAGAGCCCCGGGCCAGgcgagcgggggggggggggggggtggacccCGCGGAGGCGGCGGCACCTGTgggccagcccccccccccaatccccgGGCGGGCGGTGCTGCTGGGGCCCCAGGTGCGCCCGAGACTCTGGGGtctggggcgcggggcgggcagAGGCTGGGAGCTGCAAGGAGATGTACAGCCGTCAAGGGCACGGAGCACCCGAGGGCACCGCGGCAGGCGGAGGAGCGACGACCGGGCCTGTGTTGCCCCGGGTGTGCGGGGAGACCGAAGGACGAGGGGCCTCCGCGCGGCCTCGGTGGACGGGGCGCCCCTGGGGGAGCTTCAACCCCGGCGGCTACCGGTGAGAAGAGAGATGCTAGAGACTGGAGTCATTCAAACTCCCAGTGCCTGCGAGCAGATGACTCATTTGAACGTGG agAGCTGGCTGTTAAGCACGTAA